Genomic segment of Gemmatimonadaceae bacterium:
TGCCACTCGGGGCGTTGCCGATCGCGATGACTTTCGCCTTCGTGTCCTTGAACGAGCTCGGCGAGAAGCTCTTGATGTACTCGATGACGGCTCCGATCTCGCCGGCGCTCAGCCGCGACTTCCATTCGGGCATCGCGGTGCCGGGCATACCGACTTCGATGATGTGCCGGAGGTCGTCGTCGGTCGGGATCTCGCCGCTGGCGGTAGTTCGAATTTTATAAACACCCTTCGTGAAGTCACGCGGGTGTGGCAGCATCGCCTTCGATCCATAGCCATCGCCGGCTCCGGCGTCGCCGTGGCATCCGGCGCACCATTTGTTGTAGACGACTTTGCCGTTTTGCGCGTGCACTGGCGCGGACACTGCGAATACGGCTGTCATCGCGAGAAGAGCGTGGCACCGATACCAATTCTTCTCATAGTTCTCGGAATTCCATGAAGATGCGGAGGTTCTCACTTGGGGCCTCCGGTGCTCGTCGTCGGCTGCTTGGTGCCAGTGGGATTCTTCTGTTCTTCCGGCGACGCCTCCCAGCGTCGCGGCTGCACGCCCGTCTGATCGTACAGGAACATCACCACCGACCAGATCTCGTCTTCCGTGAGATAGTTCTCCCACACCGGCATCGCCGAATTCCATGGCGTGCCTTCGCGTGGAAGACCGGGTCCTCCCTTCGCGACGCGCCAGAAGACGTAGCTCTCGGTGAGCTGCGCGATCGTGCCGTTGTCGGAGAAGTTGGCCGGCGACGGACTGAAGCCGTGCGCGAAGTGGCCCTGGCCGTCGAGATGATCGCCGTGACAGGCGATGCAATTCTGATAGTAGACGCGCCTTCCTTCGCGCAGATGGTCGGCCATCGCACCGGCCTTGCGCAGCGGATTCTCGAGACCCGAGAGCTGTATCGTCTTGCCGCGGAAGCTGATCTGCCCAGGCGGGGCAGGGTGGATCGAGCGGAGCTCGATCGGCGCGTCGACGCGCGGCCGCGCTTGTTGATACGTCTCGAAACCAAGCAGCACCGGAACGGCGACGAGCAGTCCCATTCGGAGCCACCGCTTGTCCCGATCGACGAGCGTGGCGTAGAGCGGCTCCTTGAAGGTGCGCCAGCGGAGCTCGTCGCTGCTCACGAAGATCAGCACGCCGATGACGGCGATGAACATATACTGAAGCACGACGCTGTGTGGCACCGGTGCGCTGCTGACACCGAACAGCGGTGGCACATATTGCACACCGATCGTGAATGCCAGGTACGCAACGACGAGCAGGATCACGCCCTGCCAGAACGGATGCCGCAGTACGAAACGGAGTCGCGTCATTTCTTGTTGGCGAGGAAGTTGACGAGCGCCTCCAACTGCGCGGCGCTGAGCATCGTCCCAAAGGTGCCAGGCATCATGCCCGCGAACTTCTCGTAGCCCTTCGTCGTGTCGCTGCTCGGGTTGAGTATCTTCTTACGGATCGAGGCCGCGCTTCGGCGACTGCCGACGTGATCCCACGATGGGCCGATGTTCCCGCCTTTGCCGTCGATCTGGTGGCAGCCGACACACCCCTTCTCGCTGTAGAGCTTCAGCGGATCGAGCGTCGCCGTCATCGCCGGGCCGGCGGGTGCAGGCGCGGCGCCACCGGCTGCGGGCGCCGGCGACGTCCTCTTAATGTCATCTCCAGTGACGTCGACCGTGCCGCCCTGCGACTCGAGGAACGCCACCGCCGCCCAGATCTGATCCTCGGAGAGCTGCTTGCGCATGTCCGGCATGATCGGATCGAAGCCCGCGACGATGTACGCCTGCGGCTGCGTCAGCGACTCGTACAGGTACGCCTTGCAATCCATGTTCGGCTTGCGCGTCCCGCAGCGCGCGCCGATCGCGCCTTGCCCCTTGTAGTCCGTGATCAGATTCGGGGCGCGCGTCCCCAGACCATGACACGCGGTGCACCCACCGGCGCCGTTAAAAATCTTCTCACCAGCGGCGACCAGCTGGTCCGGCGTGACGCTCGAGCCGAGCGCGAGTGCCTCCGGCACCTCGGACTGTAGCTGCGGGATGATGTGCGCGAAGGTCGTATAGAAGCCGACGACGAGAAGCGCCAGCACGAGGATCTTGAGATTCGTTTTCCACATGGCGTCAGTCTCCTGTGACGGGCGCTGTGCCGCGGGCAGGCATTTTTGCGCCATGTGGAAGGGCAACTCCGCGTAACTCCGCGGCCTCGGTATGCCCGGCACTCTCGGCGAGCGAGCCAAGCCAGAAGATGAACGCGACGAGAGAGAGGAAGATCAGCACGCATGCGCTGATCATGTTCGCGGCGTAGCCTAACGCGGGCGTGAATGCCTGGTCGCTCGTGTCGCGCATGACCTCCCAAACGTGCCAATGCTGCCGGATGCCGCTGCGCGCGAAGCCCATCAGACCCATGAGCCAAGTAAACGTTACTGCCAGCACAAAAAGCGCGTATTGCGAGCGATCGGGCATCTGCCCCCACCGAATCTCGCCGCGCGACTTCGCGCCGCGGCCAATAAATGCGTCGATGATCGAGACGCCGAGAATACAGGCAAGAACCGCGAGCACTTGATAAACGCTGAAACCAATACGAACGATCGCCTCGACGAAGTAGCCGTACACGCCGTAGAAGAGCACCACGCCGGCGGCGATCGCGAACATTGCTCCCTGAATCATTGTGCCGGTGCGCGCCCACGGTACGACGGTCTCCTTGTTGGCGCGTCGATAGATGAGGAATGACAAAAACGTCGTCAGGATCATGAGGTTCACGGCGGTGTTCTTGGCGCTCATGACACCGAGCACATTCAAGAACGGATGGTGCGCACCGCCCATCGCCGCGAGCTCCGCACGCGTCGCGATCATCGTGTGGGGCGTCGACCACGCGATCCAGCAGACGATCAGCAGCAGCAGCATCCACTTCGTGTACGGGACAAAACGCTCAGCGCCAGGAATCCGTCCCATGCCTAACCACAGGTAATAATTGGCGCAGAGGAAGAGCACTCCGATCAAAACAGCTTGAACGATCCACAACCAACTCATAAAACCGCCCATCATCGTGATGCCCATCTGCTGGTTGTACTGGTAGATCTCTCTGCCTAACCAGTATCCGGCGAAGGGCAGGACGATGAACGTTGAGATCGCGATAAAGTTCCCGACGTAGCCCATCCAGTCATAGTGCGCGCGCTCTTCATCCGTCTTCGCGGCCAAAAAACGGTAGGCGGCGTAGGCGGCGACAATAGAGCCACCGAAGACGGCATTAGCGATCAGTCGGTGAATATTTATCGGAATCCACGTCGCATTGGCGATCGCGTTCCACATCGTCACGCCCGGCGGCAGGCCTTCCGCGGTGACGCCCTTCGGTGGCGACATCATATAGGTCAGCCAGCCGTTGGCGATCAGCATCACCGTCGTGCCCCAGGCGTTGAGCAGCACGCCGAGTGCGAGGTGGAACCACTTCGCGCGCCCGGTGCGGAATCGCTCCCAGCCGTAGTAGTACACGTACAGCGTGAACGACTCGACGAAGAACAGGCTCACGTAGATCCACATCGAGACGCTGAAGATCTTCGCCATGTGCGCCCAGAACTTGGGATAGAGCGTCGTCAGGGCGAAGAGGAGCATCGCGCCCCACAGCGCCGTCGCGCTGTAGGCAAACACGAGCAGTCGCGTGAACTCGTGCGACAGTTTGTCATATTTTGAATCTTTGCTGACGATGCCGATCAACTCGGTGATCACGGCGAACATCGGCACGCCTAACACGAAGGCGGCGAACATCAGGTGGACTTCGGCGGCGATCCAGACCGCGCCGCGGCCGCCGATGCCGGGGAAGTGACCATAAGCGCCGGCGGTGTCGCTCACGGCTTGCTGCAGGAGCGGGAGGGCGAGGCTGAGTATCATCTCACTCCTCGTCCAGGAAGAACGGCCGCTTCTTGGAGAAGTCGACAGGCATCGACTGGCGAACCTCGCGCATGACGTTGAGGGTAATCTCGGTTTGGCCGTGTCGCTTCGCGTACTCCTCGATACGATGGGCGACGACGGCGCGAACGAACGACGGGATGCGCTGGAGCCGCGCGTCCGCATCGGCACTCCACGGCATGCTGCGATCGGCGTTCATGCCGTAGGTGATTTGTCGAGGGCGCTCGATGGGCACCGTGGCCTTCGGCTGATACACACACGATGGATCGTCGGCGAGAATGTCGCCGGTGACGGCGAGCGCCCGCGCGCGACATCCACCGCACAGCGCCCGGTACTCACAGCGTCCGCATCGACCGCCAAGCTCCGGCGCACGCAGCGACTGGAAGAGCGCCGAAGTTCGCCAGACGTGCGCAAACGAGTCGCGACGCAGATCACCCGCGGCTTCCGGCACGTACGGGCACGGCGTGAGCTTTCCGTCGGGTGTCACGCGACAATACTGGATACCGCATGGACACCGTGTTTCATAATTGAGTATTGGTGAATCGGGCGCCAATGTATGCACGAGCCGCATGAAATGCGGTGCGCACTTGGCGCGCACCATCATGCGGCCGAGATAGCCCCGGTGCAGCGTGACCAGCTCCGTGAGTACTTCCTCATATTCGGCGGCCGTCAGATCCGACAGACGAGCGCCACGACCAGTGGGCACGAGGAAATACGCATTGAAAGAGACCGCTCCTTCGCGCGCCGCCCATTCGACGAGGCGCCCCAACTCGGCACGGTTTCCCTTGGTAATGGTCGTCTGGACGATGAAGTCGAGCTTGTGCGCGCGCAGTCGCGCGATCGCCGCCGCCGTCGCCTCGAAGGCGCCGTGGCCGCGGCGGAAGTTGTCGTGGTGTTTCGGCGTCAGCGAATCGACGGAGACGGCAAATCCAGTTACACCGGCGCTCTTGAGCGAATCGATACGACGATCGTCGAGCAGCGTTCCGTTGGTGCCGACCACCACGGTGGCACCATGTTCCACCGCATTTTCGGCGATGCGCTCGAGGTCAGTGCGCAGGAGCGGCTCGCCGCCGGAGAGGATGAACAGTGGCGAGGGATTGAGCGCGAGAATCTCGCGCGCGATGCGCAGGCACTCGCTCGTCGACAGCTCACTCGTCGCCGACTCGTGCGGGCCCGCCGAGATGTAGCAGTGGGCACACTCGAGGTTGCAACGGCGCGTGAGGTTCCACGCGACCACGTGTGGCACGTGATCACGCGGCGTCTCGAGCTTCGGCGCCTCGTCCCGTCGGAAGTCTACCGCGGATGCCCCAATCGGAGCGCACCCTTGCCGTCGCGAGCGAAAACAGGTCTTTGAGAGGGGCTAGGGGCTAGAGCCTGGGGGTTAGGGTGAAACCCCCAACCCCTACGCTCTAGACCCTAACCCCTCTCGTGGATCCATCCCTGCTCGAAGCAGCGTTGAAGGTTTCAACCGCCCCTCCGCACCAGTTCCTCTACGGCTGCCTTTGCGTCTTCCGGTTTCACCAACGCGAAATCCACCGGACACTTCGCCGCTTTTGCTTCGACGTCGCGTATCGGGCAGCGTGTGATTCCCGCCGCCTTTGCTTCCTCGATCATCTGCCGCATCTCCGGCGAGAGCGCGGGCGCGCTCCCTTCGGCTTCGGCGCGAATCTGCTTCGCGCGCAGCTCGTTGAACATCACGAGCATCGTGTCCATGTCGAACTCGTCGGCCTCGATCATGGCCTGCTTGTTCTCGTCCATCACGCGCGTCGTTATGCGCCAGATCTCGTGCGCGCGCCCGAAGCGCTCGACGGTGTTGCGCGCGAGCGGGCGGGCGATCAGCGGCACGAGCTGCAAGCGCGACCACGCTTCATGTGTCCACACGATCGGGTCCGTCGCCGTGCGCGGGCGCTGGCCGATGCGGCCCGTCACCGGACACTTGACCTCGACGCTCGAGTCGATCGGCTCCGGATCTTCGTCGTGGCCTTCGATTTTCGTGCGCGTCATCTGCTCCTGCGCCTTCACCTCGGCCAACGCGATCTCCTCGGCGCTCCCAATCCCCATGATGAGCTGCATGTGCGTTGGCAGGAGCTTTCGAATCGCTTCGTCCAGGCGCGGGTTCGTGACAATGTCACCGCCGTGCTCGAGGACGAATTCCTCCACTGCTTTACGAGCAATGCCCTGTGCGAATGGCGGAACCCGCAGAATGCGAACTTCGGCGTCCGGCGCCCAGGGCAGGGAAGCGACGCCGTCTTCCTCGATCCATGGAATGTCTTCGGGCCTAACGCCAACCGTGCCGATCAGCAACGTGTTGCAAGGCGCCATGCGGATGAGGTTCTCCGCTTGCGAGCCGAGCTCCGTGTCGTCGATGCGGTGCGCGCCGTGACGGCCGATGATCAGCAGCGACGGCTTGATCTCCTCTGCCCACTGCATGATTACTTGAAATGGTTTGCCGACCAGGATCTGGGTCTTGACAGGAACGTCCGGGAATTCCTGACTCATTACTTCGGCGCGCTTGAGGTTTGCCTGGCACAGCTTGAGCAAACCCTTATCGATGATGTTGTTGTGTAGCTCTTCCTGCTCCTCGAACTTGAAGACTTTGGACGCCTGCACCGAGAGCACGTCCTTGATATTGCCGAAAACGACGTGGTGATACTCGACGTCGAACGCGCTGCAGACATAGAGCGAGGCACCGAATTCCTGGGCGAGCTCGAGCGCGCTTCTCATCGCTTTGTACGAGTACGACGAGCCGTCGACGCAGACCATGAATCGACCGCCGGACATCGCGCTCGCATCCCGCACGATGAGCATGTCCTTCTCGATCCCGCGTAACGATCGCGCAACGACTCCGCCGAGTTGAGAGAATGCTTGTTTGCCGAGTCCGTGGGCGCCGAGGGCGACGAGATCGTATTGTCTGCCTGACGAGCCGACGAGCTTCGCGGCTTCGTCTTCCTCTTCGGCGACGATGCGTCCGTTCTCGCCGAGTCGAACGTCGCTCCGCGTCTTCGCGCCGCCGTCGTACCCAGCGGCGCGATTCGGATCGAAGCCGATGAGCCCTGGCAGCCGCCCCTCGCCGCGATTCACCTCGCGCACGATCTCCTCGTAGTTGATTCCCTCGAGGAGTTGCCGCGTGATCGGAACGCCGGCGCGCTCACAGCGCATCGCGAGTTGATCGAGAAAGCTGTCAGCGATGAGCTGCAGCCCCTTCTCGATCAACTTGTCGTGAATTTTGCGCTGGCGTTTGATCTCTTCGGCAGTCTGGAACTGTGCGGGGAGGCCGGTCTCGAGCTGACGGAAGCGGACATCGTGGAGACGCGCGGCGTAGACGTGATTGCCGGTGATGCGTCCGCCGGAGGCTCGGCAGATTTCAATGGCTCGTTCGAGAGCCCAATCGGAGTGTGGCGAGTTATCGACGGGAACAAAGACTTCCCTATATGGCATGACTCCGCCCTCGGCCGTGATGGGGTCGCTTAATGGATGCTCCTGAATTGCGATGCTCTTCTCTACAGACCATCAGAGTCGGAGATGCGCGAATTCTCGTGCGCTCCACCCACTCAGACCAACCGAGACAACGTGACCGCGCACGAGAATCGCTATTTGGAGTCGCTCGCGCTCTGCGCTCGCTCCAATTCCTCTCGCGAATCGGCCAACCGAGGCATCTTCGCCGGCGCGAGATATGAAACGGTGCGATTCGCGTGTCAAGGGATTGCGAAAGGAAATTTCGCTCTGTCATCCCGAGCCACCTTGCCGCGCCAAATGGCGCGTGTTCTGTTATCGGTCGACGCAGTACGGTCAGGCGACGCGACCCTTTCGTCGCGCCGCCAGCGTAGCGTCGCCTAACGACTGCCGCAGTCGTGGTGTGACCCTCAACGTGGAGGAGCAACCATGGAGATCGCCCGTGCCCGGAGACATCCCGGCCCCTCTCGGTCCCTCATTATCCTGGCGTGCGTCGCGCTCCTGGGCGCATGTACGGACCAATCGCCGACCGCCGTGACGTCGCGCCCCGACGCGAGCGATGCGGCGCTGAACCTCGACCGCACCGCCGACGCGCATACGCGCTATGTATCGCCGAGCGGGCAGGACGCAGGGAGCTGCAGGGCGTCGTCGCCATGCAAGACGATCAACTTCGCGATCGCCCAGGCGAGTCCCGGTGACGTCGTGTCCGTGGGCAAGGGAACGTACCACGAGTCGGTGAACGTAGCGAAGCGGCTGACGCTTGCCGGCCACGACGCGACGATCGACGCCACCGGACAAGCGTCGCCGCCTAACGCGGTCGTCATCGCGGGCGATGCGGCCTCGGGAACGCGCCTCACCGGGTTCACGATCACGAACGCCGGACTCGAAGGCGTCTTCGTGAACAAGACGTCGCGAATTACGATCGAGCACAATACGGTCGTCAACAACGACACCTACGGACCGAACAATCCTCTGTGCGTGGCCCAGCCCGACGACTGCGGCGAAGCGGTCCACCTCCAGACGGTCACGAACTCGGTCGTGCGCGACAATCTCGTCAAGAACAACGTCGGCGGAATCCTTCTCACCGACGAAGACGGTCCGACACACGGCATCCTCATCGTCGACAATCGTGTGCTCGACAACACGCTGGACTGCGGCATCACGCTCGCATCGCATCACTTCGACCCGACGAAGGCAGCGACACCAGACGTCGCCGGCATCTATCACAATACCGTCCTGCATAACGTCGCAAACGGCAACGGCGCCGCGGGCATTGGCGTTTTTGCCGGCCCGCCCGGCGGCGCGGCCTGGGGGAACACCGTCACCGGCAACGTCGCGAAGCACAATGGCGAGAGCGGGGTCATGATTCACAGCCACACGCCGGCGCAGTACGTCGACAAGAACGTGGTCGTGAACAATGAGCTCGCTGGGAACGGTATCGACGTCGACAATCCGATCGACGACGCGACGACGGACATCAGCGTCTTCAGTGCCGTGATTCCGATTCCGCACACCGTGATCGCCGGAAATCGTCTCAGTGATGCTCATTACGGCATCGTCATCTACAATGCGGTCGAGGTGTCGGGCCTCCGCAGTAACAAGTTCGCGAAGTCGATCGCGGTGCCGATCAAGCGTCAGTAAGCATGTGGCGCTCGCTGATCGCCGTGTCGCTCGTGGCGACCTTGCCGGCAACAGGGTTGCCGCAAGGCCGCCGCGGCGCACCGGTGAATCTCCCCGACGGCCCAGGCAAGGACATCGTTCAGAGCGTGTGCGCGCAGTGCCATTCGCTCAGCCTCATCGCCAACGACGGATACTCGCGCGAGGAATGGCCTCGCATCTTCGGCACGATGATCGATCTGCCTAACGAACAGAAGAACATCGTCGCCGACTATCTCGCCGCGCATTTCCCCGAGAAGGCAAAGCCGCCCGCGGTGTTGATCGCTGGTCCCGCCACCGTGACCTTCAGGGAATGGGCGCTGCCGACGAAAGGCTCACGTCCTCATGATCCACTCGCGACGCCGGACGACGCGCTCTGGTACACGGGACAGTTCGCGAACAAGCTCGGACGCGTCGACACGAAGACGGGCGAGATCAAGGAATACACGCTCACGACTCCCGCCTCCGGTCCGCACGGTCTCGTCGCCGACAAGGATGGCAACATCTGGTTCACCGCGAACTTCAAGGGCTACATCGGCAAGCTCGATCCGAAGACCGGTCACATCACCGAGTACAAGCTCCCCGACGGCGCGCGCGATCCGCACACGCCGATATTCGATCAGAACGGAACACTTTGGTTCACCGTTCAAGCAGCCAACATGCTGGGCCGTCTCGATCCGAAGACGGGCAATGTCAAAATGGTGTCGTCGCCGACGCCGCGCTCCAA
This window contains:
- a CDS encoding cytochrome c; translated protein: MTRLRFVLRHPFWQGVILLVVAYLAFTIGVQYVPPLFGVSSAPVPHSVVLQYMFIAVIGVLIFVSSDELRWRTFKEPLYATLVDRDKRWLRMGLLVAVPVLLGFETYQQARPRVDAPIELRSIHPAPPGQISFRGKTIQLSGLENPLRKAGAMADHLREGRRVYYQNCIACHGDHLDGQGHFAHGFSPSPANFSDNGTIAQLTESYVFWRVAKGGPGLPREGTPWNSAMPVWENYLTEDEIWSVVMFLYDQTGVQPRRWEASPEEQKNPTGTKQPTTSTGGPK
- a CDS encoding right-handed parallel beta-helix repeat-containing protein, which gives rise to MEIARARRHPGPSRSLIILACVALLGACTDQSPTAVTSRPDASDAALNLDRTADAHTRYVSPSGQDAGSCRASSPCKTINFAIAQASPGDVVSVGKGTYHESVNVAKRLTLAGHDATIDATGQASPPNAVVIAGDAASGTRLTGFTITNAGLEGVFVNKTSRITIEHNTVVNNDTYGPNNPLCVAQPDDCGEAVHLQTVTNSVVRDNLVKNNVGGILLTDEDGPTHGILIVDNRVLDNTLDCGITLASHHFDPTKAATPDVAGIYHNTVLHNVANGNGAAGIGVFAGPPGGAAWGNTVTGNVAKHNGESGVMIHSHTPAQYVDKNVVVNNELAGNGIDVDNPIDDATTDISVFSAVIPIPHTVIAGNRLSDAHYGIVIYNAVEVSGLRSNKFAKSIAVPIKRQ
- a CDS encoding cytochrome ubiquinol oxidase subunit I, which gives rise to MILSLALPLLQQAVSDTAGAYGHFPGIGGRGAVWIAAEVHLMFAAFVLGVPMFAVITELIGIVSKDSKYDKLSHEFTRLLVFAYSATALWGAMLLFALTTLYPKFWAHMAKIFSVSMWIYVSLFFVESFTLYVYYYGWERFRTGRAKWFHLALGVLLNAWGTTVMLIANGWLTYMMSPPKGVTAEGLPPGVTMWNAIANATWIPINIHRLIANAVFGGSIVAAYAAYRFLAAKTDEERAHYDWMGYVGNFIAISTFIVLPFAGYWLGREIYQYNQQMGITMMGGFMSWLWIVQAVLIGVLFLCANYYLWLGMGRIPGAERFVPYTKWMLLLLIVCWIAWSTPHTMIATRAELAAMGGAHHPFLNVLGVMSAKNTAVNLMILTTFLSFLIYRRANKETVVPWARTGTMIQGAMFAIAAGVVLFYGVYGYFVEAIVRIGFSVYQVLAVLACILGVSIIDAFIGRGAKSRGEIRWGQMPDRSQYALFVLAVTFTWLMGLMGFARSGIRQHWHVWEVMRDTSDQAFTPALGYAANMISACVLIFLSLVAFIFWLGSLAESAGHTEAAELRGVALPHGAKMPARGTAPVTGD
- a CDS encoding universal stress protein, translated to MPYREVFVPVDNSPHSDWALERAIEICRASGGRITGNHVYAARLHDVRFRQLETGLPAQFQTAEEIKRQRKIHDKLIEKGLQLIADSFLDQLAMRCERAGVPITRQLLEGINYEEIVREVNRGEGRLPGLIGFDPNRAAGYDGGAKTRSDVRLGENGRIVAEEEDEAAKLVGSSGRQYDLVALGAHGLGKQAFSQLGGVVARSLRGIEKDMLIVRDASAMSGGRFMVCVDGSSYSYKAMRSALELAQEFGASLYVCSAFDVEYHHVVFGNIKDVLSVQASKVFKFEEQEELHNNIIDKGLLKLCQANLKRAEVMSQEFPDVPVKTQILVGKPFQVIMQWAEEIKPSLLIIGRHGAHRIDDTELGSQAENLIRMAPCNTLLIGTVGVRPEDIPWIEEDGVASLPWAPDAEVRILRVPPFAQGIARKAVEEFVLEHGGDIVTNPRLDEAIRKLLPTHMQLIMGIGSAEEIALAEVKAQEQMTRTKIEGHDEDPEPIDSSVEVKCPVTGRIGQRPRTATDPIVWTHEAWSRLQLVPLIARPLARNTVERFGRAHEIWRITTRVMDENKQAMIEADEFDMDTMLVMFNELRAKQIRAEAEGSAPALSPEMRQMIEEAKAAGITRCPIRDVEAKAAKCPVDFALVKPEDAKAAVEELVRRGG
- a CDS encoding radical SAM protein — translated: MPHVVAWNLTRRCNLECAHCYISAGPHESATSELSTSECLRIAREILALNPSPLFILSGGEPLLRTDLERIAENAVEHGATVVVGTNGTLLDDRRIDSLKSAGVTGFAVSVDSLTPKHHDNFRRGHGAFEATAAAIARLRAHKLDFIVQTTITKGNRAELGRLVEWAAREGAVSFNAYFLVPTGRGARLSDLTAAEYEEVLTELVTLHRGYLGRMMVRAKCAPHFMRLVHTLAPDSPILNYETRCPCGIQYCRVTPDGKLTPCPYVPEAAGDLRRDSFAHVWRTSALFQSLRAPELGGRCGRCEYRALCGGCRARALAVTGDILADDPSCVYQPKATVPIERPRQITYGMNADRSMPWSADADARLQRIPSFVRAVVAHRIEEYAKRHGQTEITLNVMREVRQSMPVDFSKKRPFFLDEE
- a CDS encoding c-type cytochrome yields the protein MWKTNLKILVLALLVVGFYTTFAHIIPQLQSEVPEALALGSSVTPDQLVAAGEKIFNGAGGCTACHGLGTRAPNLITDYKGQGAIGARCGTRKPNMDCKAYLYESLTQPQAYIVAGFDPIMPDMRKQLSEDQIWAAVAFLESQGGTVDVTGDDIKRTSPAPAAGGAAPAPAGPAMTATLDPLKLYSEKGCVGCHQIDGKGGNIGPSWDHVGSRRSAASIRKKILNPSSDTTKGYEKFAGMMPGTFGTMLSAAQLEALVNFLANKK